One window of Aspergillus oryzae RIB40 DNA, chromosome 3 genomic DNA carries:
- a CDS encoding uncharacterized protein (predicted protein) has protein sequence MDLVRTAITSSLERLKRSSSLTVSPPIMETDPLLPPYSSSPGYERERRPYRHRQGRGINTTPPIPPIQFLSALFFAGAVIASTYWAYKSYTAPERTPLEPAPLLPYFASLSLILSFCSWIGYLVSILYDRDDISLLQRKLVIWISVIGKVVLGFAHAVIWFEYKQFFPGTKQPNWIIMFLAMQAWWDFLLLIGYSMLRMI, from the exons ATGGATCTTGTCCGAACAGCGATCACCAGTTCTTTGGAACGCCTCAAACGTTCGTCCAGTTTGACAGTTAGTCCGCCAATTATGGAAACCGATCCACTTTTACCACCCTATTCCTCCAGTCCGGGATACGAACGAGAGCGGCGTCCCTACCGACACAGGCAAGGTAGAGGAATCAACACAACCCCGCCAATCCCTCCGATTCAATTTCTCAGCGCCCTGTTCTTTGCCGGCGCCGTGATAGCTTCAACATACTGGGCCTACAAGAGCTACACAGCTCCAGAACGG ACCCCACTGGAGCCAGCCCCTTTGCTTCCTTACTTTGCGTCGTTATCCctcatcctctctttctgttcgTGGATCGGCTACCTAGTTTCCATCCTCTATGATCGCGATGACATTTCTCTGTTACAGCGGAAACTTGTCATATGGATATCAGTTATTGGAAAGGTAGTGTTGGGGTTCGCACACGCAGTCATTTGGTTCGAATACAAACAATTCTTTCCCGGCACAAAACAACCCAACTGGATTATTATGTTTCTTGCGATGCAAGCATGGTGGGACTTTCTGCTATTGATCGGGTATTCTATGCTGCGAATGATTTAG
- a CDS encoding uncharacterized protein (predicted protein), whose protein sequence is MALDVPDGTPDRGKGVVILSIILMILVILATITRIMSKVIAHQNWWWDDLFAILSVICELVVLSLVLVWRNIGLGYHMSVVASINPQYLITGSKYLFIAIFFFDASVCLPKISAVLFYARVFRSNNRAFRINLWIIGALVAGWLISAEISTIFQCNPIAKAWNTTLPGTCIKQYDWYLSTAILSTVIDFYILLLPIPMIWSLKMSLRRRIYLLICFFMTYSVIVVSLGRLVAVVNLIPVMPTDLTWEFPLYLYWSVLEGSVSIVSISVPSGIALVKANIRPEGSAWGSSNGSSGKRGSYGNTTIIQHVRERPMRSYSDRDSDDHLVSDVETARTANSGESDASIPLGGIKIRTDIRVMNREK, encoded by the exons ATGGCTCTAGACGTACCAGATGGCACGCCAGACCGCGGGAAAGGCGTCGTGATATTGAGCATCATACTCATGATCCTGGTAATCTTGGCCACTATCACCCGGATTATGAGCAAGGTTATTGCGCACCAAAACTGGTGGTGGGATGACCTGTTCGCAATCCTGTCCGTG ATCTGTGAACTGGTTGTGCTATCCCTGGTCCTAGTATGGCGAAACATAGGCCTAGGCTACCACATGTCAGTCGTGGCGTCCATCAATCCGCAATACCTGATCACCGGATCCAAATATCTCTTCAtcgcaatcttcttcttcgacgccTCAGTCTGCCTCCCCAAGATCTCTGCGGTTCTCTTCTACGCGCGTGTCTTTCGCTCCAACAACCGCGCATTTCGCATAAACCTCTGGATCATCGGCGCCCTCGTCGCCGGCTGGCTCATCTCCGCCGAGATCTCAACCATCTTCCAATGCAAccccattgccaaggccTGGAACACCACCTTACCAGGAACCTGCATTAAACAATATGATTGGTATCTCTCGACCGCGATTCTCTCCACCGTAATCGACTTCTACATCCTACTCCTCCCGATCCCGATGATCTGGTCCCTCAAAATGAGCCTCCGCCGCCGCATCTACCTCCTCATTTGCTTCTTCATGACTTATTCCGTCATCGTTGTGTCCCTGGGCCGTTTGGTCGCCGTCGTCAACCTCATTCCCGTCATGCCGACCGACTTAACGTGGGAGTTCCCGCTGTACCTATACTGGTCTGTCCTTGAGGGATCGGTTTCCATTGTCTCGATTAGTGTCCCAAGTGGTATCGCCCTGGTCAAGGCCAATATCCGACCGGAGGGGAGTGCTTGGGGATCCAGCAATGGGAGTAGTGGGAAGCGCGGAAGCTATGGAAACACCACTATTATTCAACATGTTCGGGAACGGCCCATGCGCAGCTACAGCGATAGGGATAGCGATGACCATCTCGTCTCGGATGTCGAAACAGCCAGAACAGCGAACTCGGGAGAAAGTGATGCAAGTATCCCGCTGGGGGGAATCAAGATCCGAACGGATATCCGAGTTATGAATCGCGAAAAATAG